tgtgtgtgttccaggttaCTGGGAGGTGAATGGGTTTGGTCTGTTGGGGATCTATAAGTCTGACTTGGATGCTGCAGGAGGCATGAACACACATGACTTCACTGACcgctggggaggagaggactgggagctgctggacaggtgtgtgtttgtctgtttatGGTTGTTtggtgcatgtttgtgtgttctGTTGCTCATGCCTGCTCTGTCAATCTGATCATTAATAGGAATGATGTTGCTCTCCCCTGCTCTGTGTCAGGATTCTGCAGTCGGGCCTGGAGGTAGAGCGTATCTACATGAGGAACTTCCTACATCACTACCACTCTAAACGTGGCATGTGGAACAGACGCACCCAACGCAGCGGCACGTAAcccacaacaacacagccaaAACATTCAGCGACGCAGCCGTACCCACGACGACTCATCCGTGGGTGCAAGGAAACTGCCACACTTTAACGTCCCCATTCCTCGTATCAGCCATTTACAGCTGTCGACCGGTTAacgagagggcaggacagagggGATTCCTGACACCATTGTGTGATATCTCCTGTCACTCAAAAGGTTTGAGGGTGTGGTGATGATGGAACACAACATAGTACTGATTGCCCTGGAAAAAGACACTACTGAAAACTAGAGCAGAGGTACTCAAATCTGAACATGTAGGTCCGCAGTACTGCTGGTTGACCAGAGAGTCACTCACCTAgtgtcccaggtctgaatcacaggttgatgtttattgtcatgattcttgccctggaggcagaactgagctgTTTCTGCAAGATGGGCCAGCTGCCAAGTCAAAATTGTCTATCTTAAAAATGCAcgatttttggtcttaatttaaggtttgggttagcagtgtggttgggGTTGCAAAACATATTTTATGACCACTGCTAAGCTGTTCCAGGGAAAGACTAATGATAATAAATAACAACCTGCGTCTGAATCAGTCCCCAGTCCCCAATCAGACCTCAACAACTGGATTTGAGAAAAGGTGGACAAAACACTACTGGGTACTCTATTTAAACATGATACTACTGGTTTACTCTATTTTAGCAACACACTACTGAGGATCCTGTTCTAAGGAGATACTGTTGTAGTAAAAATGTAAACCTTTTCCACACAGTGTGGATATTTTCCTTTGGCTAGACAATGACAGATGTCTTTGGTAGCGTGAAGAGACTAATAAGAAAACTGGGAGCAGTGATGACCTGCTCTGGTCACTGGTACTGATGAACTAGTCTGGACAATCCTGGGCTGCCGAACCAAAGACAGACGATACACACAATTTTAAACGTCATGGATCATACAGCATTTGTATGTAATCAGGGTCCAGCTTATTTATTGACAATGACAAAATGCAACAATGTTACTGTATCACtgtgatttgtattttttttggtttaaaacattgttttattcATAGAATTAATTAAGATGTGAAAAGGGGGATCACTTCTGATTCAGGGAAGTTTACTGTACTGGATGGGGATATTTCCTTTAATATGCAATGTGCATTATGAAGCCTGCTGTATTCATAAGTGCCTGCTCCATAGCTCTGCTACTGTAGAGCTCTACTACATATTACTGACTCTTGGATGTCACATTGTGCCTATTGCATGTATCCTTCGGGAGCGCTGTCTATGTAATTTTCTATGAATTATACTTAAGAGTATCCCGCACCAAACCCCTTGTGCAAGTTAacacttttttaaatgttactCCGTGCCTTCTCTACAGCTCCGTCGAAGCTGGGGGTTCAGTTGACACAAAACGAAACTTTTGAAATGGGGAAatactacctgaacttgtcagTTAAAACCCCCATGTAGTCTTTTACATTAGATTTATAAATCATCACTGtatgtctaataaatcactgtttatttcatgaaaataactccaaatatatttttataatttATTTCCATGATCATCCTTTTGCCATTGAAATGCTTTGTCTCATTTGGACGTGTTGATACAAATGTtaatatatttacatacacagccctAATTTCCCGAATTGGATCGTCTAAACTCTAGTCGAGAGCCTACTCCACTTACCCCTTCAAAGTAGGGGGATGCATATGCAAATTATTGATGGCTGGTCATTGGTCAGAATAATCAGATTGTCATGATCTGGGCCAAAAAAACACCCACCTGAACAGGCTTGAATTTCCAGGCATTTTTTTTCCAAACAGTTCTTACACAAAAAGGGCGTTATCAAAATGTTCACAATTTCAGTGTTATTTCAACCGCCGTGTGAAAATAAAAACTGGAAATGTTTTTGACGGCACTGCCGCTTTAAAAATGCTACATTTTGTGTTCCATTTCACAATGTGATTGGGAGTATCACAATACCTTGTGTATCTGACCTTTTTGTTACTGATGTCAGACTCATGGCGGCTGTTTCTACCTTCTGTCTCGTGTCTACACTCCCTTTCTGTTTTGCTGTACATTCCAGTCTTGGGAGCTCTGTCTGCCATGCTGTAAAAACAATTTATTTTCAAACAAAAGAGTAGAGACTCAGGAAAATGAGCATCATACATTTGTAACAATAATTAAGATATTACTTATCAATCCCCTAAAACAAAGAAACACAATTAATTaacaatgaaaagctgaaatgtcttgaatcaataGGTATTCAActctctttgttatggcaagcctaaataagttcaagagtaaaaatTCACATGGTAAGTCGCATGGACTCACACTATGTGCAATAATAGTTTTTGACCatttttttttatgactacctcattcGTTCAGTATGTTAAAGCAGCACAAGTAGCACTCAGTCTAGCACGGAGTCTCCTCATGAGACCCATGAGATGGCGCACAAATTGGCCCTGCgtctgggttaagggagggtttggccggccgggatgtccttgtcccatcgtgctctatcgactccaggtgtatggtgtttcctccgacacattggtgtggctggcttccgggttaagcgggcattgcgtcaagaagcagtgtgactTGGCGGGGCCGTATTTCGgtggacgcacggctctcgaccgtcgcctctcctgagtccgtacggaagttgcagcgatggggcaagactaactaccaattggataccacgaatttggggagaaaaagggcaaaAAATCAGTCTGAATCAgtaccagaaccacacagggccCCTAAACAGGGGACTTTACATCAGAGCTTTTAACCTGTCCAGATggtgactgcatctagggtattgcacaaggttaaattgagttcctcagttaggtggttaactgatttttgtactctgatgtccttgggcaggcggagggagtctggaagggcatctaggaatctttgggttgtccgagaatttatagtaTGACacttgatgatccttggttgtggtctgagcagattatttgcaTATgcgttttttcatagttttgatgtcttcactatttgttattctacaaagtaaaatgagcaggtgtgtccacaTTTTTTACTGGTACTGCATATTAATAGAAGTCTGGTAAAGCTGAGGATCTCCGGGACTGCTATGAACTTCATGCTCTGTGGTCTGATTTCAGGCCTGCCAAACCTGAAGGTGTTGGGACCTCTCTAACCAGGTCCTACAGACTGCAGGGTTTTGGCATTTTGAGTGTGAACACAACCCTATATTCCCAGGGCTCAAAGAACTCATCCTGAGAAAAAACAGGTTTACGAAACTCCATTCTATCGCCAACCACACCCATCAGATTAAGTGTCTTGAGTTACTGGACTTGTGCCCCAACAGAATTGAGTTAAAGGAGAATCCTTCTTGGCCCTCTCATCTCAAACACCTGTCTTTGAGTGGAAACCATTTAGGTAAAGAAGTCTTAACTTATCACAGACAGGGATAGTCTCATTCACAATGTATTCCTGCTTCTGACGAACCTGAGCGGTCTCTCTCTTAGTTCAAACAAATTCACGAGACAGCCTCAACCTTTACTTACCATCCTTGGAAGAGCTACACCTGGACCACAGCAACATCAACTCCTTCCACCAAGAGTAATTTATAGGACCCTTTTACCTGCGACTGAGTTGTACTGGTTTATGACCAGTTTTGACAAAACGTCAGCTGCTGTTTTTCATCTGCCAAGCCATCTACTTTAGTTTTAGCAATAAATAGAGTTTACAGTTTGTGGTCCTAATTTTTCTTTATCCAACGTGATGTTATATTACGTTTCTTTGAAGTTTGGTGGCACAAAATTGCAAAAAAACTATTCTGAGTgagcaaatattttttttatctgtACATATACAGACATCGAACGAgtgagccaacacacacacacacctgtgttccaCCTCTGGTTTTTGCATGCCTGTTTTTGCATGCCTGAGGTGTTTCTGATTCTCAACCTTCGCCTGTCATTCCGAGGTCATTCAGTGATGTTATACTGAGGTCGCCTGTGATGTGTCTGAGGCATTTGTCATAGTGGAATGAATTCTTGGAAGGAACAGAGGCTAAGTATATCCTGGGTCAGAGGTTAACACTGTGCCTCTGCCTTTACACTGTCAGGATGTCTGAAGACAAGGTCATCCCATTCCCCACACACTGATACATGCTGTCAGCTGCCTGCATGGTGGTATGCAGAGTACATTCATCACTGTCAAATTCATATTGAAATTGTCAATTCATAAAATAGAAAATGAAGCATTAATTGTTTTGTTGACTCATGAGACGCCACAGGGGTAACCATGTAACTCTACTAtgttcagtatacagtatactataataGTGGTGCTACAGCATGTTGTGCAACTGGTTGTCAAACATTCATACATACAACCTTCGGTTTTTGAATTACAGTGATTTTTAATATGTTTTTGGTTATGTCATTTCCTTTGGCTATGTTACTACATACAAGTCAGTATGTGTAGGCTAAGTCAACACACTATTTACAAGTTTCTGACTTTTTACAAATAACATTGGGCAGTTTTGTATATTCACATTCCTTAaacttgatttttttttaaagatactaCTTGAGAGAACATTGGTTAGACTAAATACAGTCGTGATTTGATAGATAGGCACTTTTGTAGCTACGCTATAACCTGCAGCAGGCAACTAGAGCTCTACAGCAGTAATACCTTTGACACAGAGACTCAGAAGTGTGAAGTGTGGTGTCTTAAAGCCCTGGTTTAGGACCTGAGTTGTGGACCTTTAGTTCAGTCATGGACACAGGTTTTCCCAGTCCCTCTCActatctccactctctctcttctctctccaacatttttttttacccctcaGTGTCATGGAAGTCTGTGTCCCCACCCCCATGTGGTGAGGAACCACCTTATTGGCCACCGCCAGCATCGAACATCTTCTTCCTGCCCTCCATGCCAGACATGGCCTCCACGTTCTTCCTCCAGTCTCCCACTTCCAGGTTGCCCTCCTGTCGGGGGCAAACAAGACTACATCAGACCAGAAATAACCGCATCAAACCAGTCCTAGCTGGCCCGAATCAATTCATCAGGCTTATTGTTAGATCCCGGTTTtgctgtctgtattctgtctatCGTTTCATGTTTGCTCACCTTCTCCTGTTTGATGTCCTCTTTCTTAACAGACTTAAGGTTGGATCTGAGGTCCATATGTTCTTTGTGTTTGGTGCCCAGCAGTGCTCTCATCATCTCTTCTGCGGATACTCTGACCTTCCTCAGAGCTGGCTTCTTAAACTTACCCCCCATGTCCATCACCTTCAGCTTCAACTCGTGGATCTGCAGTGGGGGGAGGGATCAGATGACTGCTATTTGTTGTACATGGTCCCTGACATTAAACTAATAAAATGATGATCAATTAGATGATGGATGATTTGATGTTTGTTTAAATAAGTGTGAAGGTGTGTAGTACTGTAGGTGGTTACGTGGTTTCATACGTCTTTGCCGTTCTTGTAGACCTTGGCCTCACAGTCATAGCGCTCCTCATCCACTTGGTCAATCCTGGTATGGAGCTGCTTACACAGTTtctacaacacatacacacacagtatacatttAACCCTTATTTAGTACTTTTaccctttttttttctccccaatttcatgatatccaattggtaggtacagtcttgtcccatcgctgcaactccactACGGACTCGGGAGACGCGCATGTCAAGAGCCATGCGACCTCTGATAaatgaccctgccaagccgcactgcttcttgacacactgctcgcttaacccggaagccagccgcaccagctggcgaccaaagtcagcttgcaggcatcCGGCCCGCCACAAAGAGTTGCTAGAGTGTGATGGGACAAGAAAGTCCcgtccggccaaaccctcccctaacccggacgacactgagcCGATTATatgccacctcatgggtctcccagtcacggccagcTATGACACAGTCtaggatcaaacccgggtctgtagtgatgccttaagcactgcgatgcagcgccttagaccgctgcgccactcgggaggtagCCCTTATTTCTAATGGTAAAGTACCTCTGTAGTTCTTCATGCTCCTCTCAGATTTGCTGTAGTGTCTGTCACTCACCTGCAGCTCCTCCAAAGACAGGCCAGACACCTGCAGGGGCGGGAGCTGCTCCCCCAGGTAGCgaaccttctcctcctctctggctTGTTTCTCTGCCTCCAGCTCCTCTAATGCACGTGACAATAGGAGGATCTGGTGGGGGTAGACGGACGGAGGTTGGAGAggtagtctgtgtgtctgttattCTATCAGCTGTTTTGGGCAGCTTGACGGTGTGGAGGAGATGGTGcttttgtgtgcatgtgtttgcgtCCATGCTTGCTACCTTCAGTGACACCTTGCGGGAGGATGAGATCTTGGACTTGGGCTGAAAATAAAACCAATAAATTATATTTAAATAAGTGTTTAATTGAGGGTGTGACATTCTGTTCCAAGGTCCTAGATTTGGGCCACATCTGTGTAAAGCCAGTGTGGAAGTTTGCTTGTTTCAAAACAGTTGGAATATGTGGTATTGCACCTTAAATAGATctgcctttttggttccaggtataacttTTTTTGGTTCAagatagaactcttttgggttctacatggaacccaaaggggttGTACCTGGATCCAAAAGGGGTTCTCCTATAGGgaaagccaaagaaccctttctggttcgaaatagcacctttttttcccccTAAGACTGTAATATATACAACCCTAACCCACATAACTCTACCCCAATAATCCCTACCCCACACAGACTTACCCCACACGGGCCTACCTCACAAGTCCCTACCCCATGCATTTTTACCCCACACAGCCCTACCCCACACAACCCTACCCCACACATTCCTACAGTCCTACCCAGTGCTCGAGGTGGACTGAAATTGGTGCCGGTACTCTTTATATTTAGGTTCCGGTACGCATTATATTTGAGCGCAATGGCCCTACCCCACACAGGTCTATCCCAGAGCCATAAACATAGAGAGATTGGGGATGTCGGTTTCAACTCAAAAGCACATGAAGACACATTTTACACAGCATTACATAATTCAGCAGCAGCCATTTTGCTTCTTCCTGGGCAATAGTGGCCTAGCAGTTCACATATTATTTTATTAAGTTAACTACACAAAGCTAGCTAACTGAACTGCAAAAATTATAATGCAAATACTTGTTAAGACTGGATTAATATAATGTTCAGAGGCAGCAACATGGCATCCAGCTCTAAAATTAGCCAAAGTCTCTCTGACTGGCGTACCCCACTCAGTCCTACCCACACCTGTCATACCTTTCCCTGAAAATAAAACAAGAGAGGTAAAACAAGAGAGGAGAGTTAACATTGATATTGATAACACCTGTAGATGTGTTGGGAGCgctttgtgtgttgtgttggtagCAGAGTTCCAGACACATTTCCATTGTAACAGATGGACAATTATTACATTAGATCTACCTTGGTGTGTTCGACCTTTGGAGCCATTGGCATGGGGGCattctgaggacacacacacagtcagtacacATATCAAAACATTTCATTTTGATTTACTTCAAAAGAGTTACAAGAAAAACTTACATCACTGCAATGGCCATTTAGAGtttaaggagggagagagagaaagccagacagacagacagacatgtgaaTGCATGGACTTCACTCACTTCTGAACAAAGCATTAATTTCAATATGACAAATGATCTATTTAGGATAAATAAACACTGCCTATGTAACAACATTCTAAAAAGTAGTACTTACTCATCAGCCATTGTTGAACCTTTGAGAGAGAGCAGTCTGTTTTGTATCAGAGACGTAGAGTCAGAGAGACATCCCTGAAAAACTACAGTTGAGGCATAAACCCCTCATGGTATGAGgatgataaattaacattaaCTAGCTACCAATCAGTGCAATACATTACCAAATCAATAATAAGACAGTTTGATTGATAATAATCACTAAATCCTCTACTGATATTCCCTTACCTGTTTTGCACTGTTAGGTGCTCTCTTTGTTGAAAGCTTTTGGACTGAAGGCTTTGTGCAAGCATGTAGGCATCGGCTGGTAtatatagtacacacacaccagacaatgGTATTGGCTGCCTGTGTGAAGCATGCCATCCCTCCTGTGACCCGGTGACACTGCTGTAAATCAATCGGTCCAACATGCGGGATCAACTGGAAATCTCGGACTGTTAACTCATGTTACAGATTCCCACAGCCTGACAAGATTATAACCCAAACAGCACACAAGACACAGCTCTATCACTGTATTCAGTTAAGTTACTGTAATGATCTGGTGTGATCGAGCTGTGCTGtttgagtgagtgtatgtgtttgagagagaggtacactctttaaaaaaattcaaaaaaggTTCCAACGGTTTTTTTTGcctaggagaacccttttttggttccacatagaaccctctgtggaaagggtcctacatttttatttatttaactaggcaagtcagtttagaacaaattcctatttacaatgatggcctaccagggaacagtgggttaactgtcttgttcagggggagaatgacagatgtgtaccttgtcagccaggggatttgatccagcaacctttcggttactggcgcaacattctaaccactacatggaactcaaaagggttcttcaaagggttatcctatgaggACAGCTGAAGAACATTGAGGTTCCAGACAGCACCTTTTATTTGTGAATATAGGGAGAAtttcaattgcatactcctcgcgtcctctctcttctctactcgCCTCcatctcaaaacccattggatgagaaagccacaGGTCCCTTCCCTCTAACTTTCTCCTCCAAcaggttttgagaaggaggcgaggagaggggacGCAAGGagagtgcaattgagattctcccatagTCTCCTGTTAGAGCCTGGGGTATGTTATATTAAGTCAACAGCAGATGTTCCACTGTGTTCTATTTATTCAGTAACCTTTCTGCTGCTATCTCTGTCCTCAACACAATGCTGCGGCCCGTTCCTCTATCTGTCTCCCAACCAGTCGCTGCCTCACCATAGATCATTCACAGGTGACAGACTCACCACAGCCCTGTGCTATACCCAGCCTCAGTGTTCTCATAACCCtgtacactaacctaacccagcCTTCTCTCATAGCACTGTATCCCAGCCCAAACTAACCCAGTTACAGCCCAGCCCCAACTCCCAAGCTCCAGACCCCTCCTCAGCCCCAGTCTAGCCCTGCCCAATCTCCAGTGCTTAGACTAACAGCTTGCCTTGCATGTGTCTGTGCTCAGAAATCGTAATGAATGACTACTCTGACACCACCATAATGTGGCCAACCCATTGATTTATGCTTTTTATGGCATCCACTGTGTTTACTGTTTAGAGTCACAAATAAAGGCGTTCTCCACGAAGGGCATGCAATGGCAGTTGGGTCTGCAACAGGAGGGCCAGTTGAAGCAGAGGGGTGTTAACCCC
This DNA window, taken from Oncorhynchus kisutch isolate 150728-3 linkage group LG22, Okis_V2, whole genome shotgun sequence, encodes the following:
- the tnni1c gene encoding troponin I, skeletal, slow c isoform X1; translated protein: MLAQSLQSKSFQQREHLTVQNRLLSLKGSTMADDDNAPMPMAPKVEHTKGKPKSKISSSRKVSLKILLLSRALEELEAEKQAREEEKVRYLGEQLPPLQVSGLSLEELQKLCKQLHTRIDQVDEERYDCEAKVYKNGKDIHELKLKVMDMGGKFKKPALRKVRVSAEEMMRALLGTKHKEHMDLRSNLKSVKKEDIKQEKEGNLEVGDWRKNVEAMSGMEGRKKMFDAGGGQ
- the tnni1c gene encoding troponin I, skeletal, slow c isoform X3 gives rise to the protein MADDDNAPMPMAPKVEHTKGKPKSKISSSRKVSLKILLLSRALEELEAEKQAREEEKVRYLGEQLPPLQVSGLSLEELQKLCKQLHTRIDQVDEERYDCEAKVYKNGKDIHELKLKVMDMGGKFKKPALRKVRVSAEEMMRALLGTKHKEHMDLRSNLKSVKKEDIKQEKEGNLEVGDWRKNVEAMSGMEGRKKMFDAGGGQ
- the tnni1c gene encoding troponin I, skeletal, slow c isoform X2, which translates into the protein MLAQSLQSKSFQQREHLTVQNRLLSLKGSTMADDDNAPMPMAPKVEHTKPKSKISSSRKVSLKILLLSRALEELEAEKQAREEEKVRYLGEQLPPLQVSGLSLEELQKLCKQLHTRIDQVDEERYDCEAKVYKNGKDIHELKLKVMDMGGKFKKPALRKVRVSAEEMMRALLGTKHKEHMDLRSNLKSVKKEDIKQEKEGNLEVGDWRKNVEAMSGMEGRKKMFDAGGGQ
- the tnni1c gene encoding troponin I, skeletal, slow c isoform X4, with the protein product MADDDNAPMPMAPKVEHTKPKSKISSSRKVSLKILLLSRALEELEAEKQAREEEKVRYLGEQLPPLQVSGLSLEELQKLCKQLHTRIDQVDEERYDCEAKVYKNGKDIHELKLKVMDMGGKFKKPALRKVRVSAEEMMRALLGTKHKEHMDLRSNLKSVKKEDIKQEKEGNLEVGDWRKNVEAMSGMEGRKKMFDAGGGQ